A genomic window from Astatotilapia calliptera chromosome 12, fAstCal1.2, whole genome shotgun sequence includes:
- the lifra gene encoding LIF receptor subunit alpha a: protein MAHLSLTPTSKLISSGFVWLLWIVLGFSTSHTHADTGLTVPQRVTLSPNWYTQELSISWLGGGATTFELIILRTEFNETVFYETVSPTVNKVSGLHQWTWTSVNPLECTSLSVKIRSRDGHTTSEWSQTETLQGNDHPNSEQRVKVFPQDKVLPVGANITFCCILDEGLVLDKLKYDGNTTSVTRLSRRTYSTTVFNLVASRQSGSNMLCLPEDKEKLYGAVVFVGYPPLPIDFKCETHDLRSAVCQWGKGRDTHLYGSQRGTRYFVNNRDCSEVNQDVGQKEATCTLDTWEGNWTLVAKNLLGQYSLTDTAELSHRVCPVAPDLLSVVADAWNASLSWHWKYDSYSSLALVCQVEITATEDEKLIKRVFSGVGLRSVFLSDLYPDEHYSVKVRCGAQQNFWKWGNWSKLSSFKTKTYVPDTPDAWIWLNTDNTGKVIWKPLTRRQSHGKLTQYEVFLWSPEENRALAPAVTLPPNNWSMPVNLTEIAFFSNNGSVVAKVTARNDAGSSPPARVHLTSVEPLAAPRIVYTDQGFPLFWENNANATCGYVVEWLDAFCPQDCPVEWIKLPAGTTNVSIESATFQPGVRYNLSLYSCSSDARELLKRWQGYTQELVPSVALTLSASQQNADILLTWKEIPLVNRRGFLLGYNIYNSTGYQFKLLENVSDPETMSYTAKDFAKGFIKGTFKFTVKAYTAAGENTGTTATVTIEPYTDWLILEILTSLGLVTLLLAIVTFTCYKKRKWVKKAFYPDIPEPKLPSDWPRTRGPLDVKPSPHSMVCVVETPEYDCIKDMLVAIPEEDEDDAGQGIGDESVDTDEPTSLRYYNQMVDERPIRPRFPDSSASSISSMSSAHTDVTYTGIQTSGSSLVLQLDPQGSSECHQPQLDRLVSYGGGGYRPQMQPRAPSDDMDLPSPESFLEPQAACSGGYKPQGSWQLDSPVDAAEMGSLAPSLGSPTSVASTQFLLPDGEENTGEKRQLSSSAASWLTNLLSSTKP from the exons ATGGCTCACTTAAGTCTTACTCCCACCTCAAAGCTTATTAGCAGTGGCTTTGTCTGGCTCCTGTGGATTGTCCTGGGGTTTTCGACTTCACACACTCATGCAGATACTG gcCTTACAGTACCTCAGCGGGTGACGCTGTCTCCTAACTGGTACACACAGGAACTCTCCATATCCTGGTTGGGAGGAGGCGCGACGACCTTTGAACTCATCATTCTAAGAACTGAATTCAATGAAACTGTCTTCTAT GAGACAGTCTCTCCGACAGTGAATAAGGTGAGTGGTCTGCACCAGTGGACGTGGACTTCAGTTAACCCCCTGGAGTGTACCTCCCTGTCAGTCAAAATCCGCTCAAGAGATGGGCACACTACAAGTGAATGGAGTCAGACTGAGACACTTCAAG GAAATGATCACCCCAATAGTGAGCAGAGAGTTAAGGTATTTCCCCAGGACAAAGTTTTACCTGTGGGGGCCAACATCACCTTCTGTTGCATTTTGGATGAAGGGCTGGTCTTAGATAAGCTAAAGTACGACGGGAACACCACGAGCGTGACACGACTGAGCAGGCGGACCTATTCCACTACAGTGTTTAATCTGGTGGCCTCTCGCCAGTCAGGGAGCAACATGCTTTGTTTGCCAGAAGACAAGGAAAAACTGTATGGAGCCGTTGTGTTTGTTGGAT ATCCACCACTGCCCATTGATTTTAAATGTGAGACTCATGACTTAAGATCAGCTGTGTGCCAGTGGGGTAAAGGACGAGACACTCACTTGTATGGCAGTCAACGAGGAACTCGCTACTTTGTGAACAACAG ggactGCAGTGAGGTCAACCAAGATGTGGGACAGAAAGAAGCAACCTGTACTTTAGACACATGGGAGGGTAACTGGACACTGGTAGCTAAGAATCTTCTCGGTCAGTACAGCCTCACGGACACTGCTGAACTCAGTCACAGAG TGTGTCCAGTGGCGCCAGATCTGCTGAGCGTCGTTGCCGATGCCTGGAATGCCTCTTTGTCGTGGCATTGGAAGTACGACAGTTATTCTTCCTTGGCACTTGTCTGCCAGGTTGAGATCACCGCAACAGAGGACGAAAAACTAATAAAG CGTGTTTTCTCTGGTGTGGGTCTGAGGTCTGTGTTTCTGTCGGACCTGTATCCTGATGAGCACTACAGTGTTAAAGTCCGCTGCGGTGCCCAGCAGAATTTCTGGAAGTGGGGAAACTGGAGCAAACTGTCTTCCTTCAAAACTAAAACCTATg ttcccGATACCCCAGATGCTTGGATATGGTTGAACACAGATAACACCGGGAAGGTTATTTGGAAG CCTCTAACACGAAGACAGAGCCACGGTAAACTGACACAATATGAAGTTTTCCTTTGGAGTCCTGAAGAAAATCGAGCACTTGCGCCGGCTGTAACCTTGCCACCGAATAATTGGTCCATGCCAGTCAACCTCACAGAAATCGCTTTCTTCAGCAATAACGGCAGCGTCGTAGCAAAAGTAACTGCAAGGAATGATGCGGGATCTTCTCCACCTGCAAGAGTACATTTGACAA GTGTGGAACCCCTTGCTGCGCCCAGGATAGTTTATACAGACCAAGGTTTTCCCCTGTTCTGGGAAAACAATGCCAATGCCACCTGTGGATATGTGGTAGAGTGGCTTGATGCCTTCTGCCCACAAGACTGCCCTGTAGAGTGGATTAAGTTGCCTGCTGGAACCACTAATGTTTCCATTGAGTCAG CTACGTTCCAGCCAGGTGTGAGATACAACTTGTCCTTGTACAGCTGCTCCTCAGATGCCAGGGAACTGTTGAAGCGCTGGCAGGGATACACGCAGGAGCTGG TCCCTTCTGTTGCTTTGACTCTGTCAGCCAGTCAGCAGAACGCTGATATTCTTCTCACCTGGAAAGAGATTCCACTGGTGAACAGAAGAGGCTTCCTCCTGGGctacaatatttacaacagcACTGGTTACCAGTTCAAACTACTAG AGAATGTGTCTGATCCAGAAACGATGAGCTACACAGCAAAGGATTTCGCAAAGGGTTTCATTAAGGGGACCTTCAAATTTACTGTCAAGGCCTACACTGCAGCAGGGGAGAACACAGGCACCACTGCCACTGTAACAATAGAGCCCTACA CTGATTGGCTCATCTTGGAGATCTTGACTTCTTTGGGGCTTGTAACTTTATTACTGGCCATCGTCACTTTCACTTGCTACAAGAAAAGGAAGTG GGTAAAGAAGGCATTCTATCCAGATATTCCAGAGCCCAAGCTTCCCAGTGATTGGCCCAGGACACGG GGTCCATTGGACGTGAAGCCATCTCCCCACAGCATGGTGTGTGTTGTAGAAACACCTGAGTATGATTGTATTAAAGATATGCTTGTTGCCATTCctgaggaagatgaggatgatGCAGGGCAGGGAATAGGAGATGAGTCAGTTGACACAGATGAACCAACGTCATTACGCTACTATAACCAAATGGTAGATGAGCGTCCCATAAGGCCACGTTTCCCAGACTCGTCTGCTTCTTCTATATCGTCTATGAGTTCAGCTCACACCGATGTGACATACACAGGGATCCAGACCTCAGGGTCTTCTTTggtcctccagctggatccACAGGGTTCTTCCGAGTGCCATCAACCCCAGCTTGATCGGTTGGTCAGCTATGGAGGAGGAGGCTATCGACCTCAGATGCAACCTAGAGCCCCAAGTGATGACATGGATCTGCCTTCACCCGAGTCTTTCCTAGAGCCACAGGCTGCCTGTTCTGGCGGCTACAAGCCCCAGGGCTCCTGGCAGTTGGACTCCCCCGTGGATGCTGCAGAAATGGGCAGCCTGGCACCTTCACTGGGATCCCCTACCTCTGTTGCTTCCACTCAATTCCTTCTCCCGGATGGAGAGGAGAATACAGGGGAGAAACGACAGCTGTCGTCTTCAGCAGCATCCTGGCTCACAAACCTGCTGTCATCAACAAAACCATGA